From the Niveibacterium microcysteis genome, the window TGATCTCCGCGGCGTAGAAGCCAAGATCGACTACATCAAGGGCCTGGGGGCAACGGCGGTGTGGGTGACCCCGCCGGTGGCGAACCAGTGGTGGGATCCGCTCAACAACTACGGCGGCTACCACGGTTACTGGGCCAGCAACTTCATGGAAGTCGACAAGCACATGGGGACGTTGGCCGATTACAAGAGCCTGTCGTCTTCATTGCACAAGTCGGGCATGTACCTGATTCAGGACGTTGTGCTGAACCACACCGGCAATTTCTTCAGCTATCGGGGTGGCTACGACGCGGCAGACCCGACCAAATTTCTTGTGATGAACACCGCGTCCAAACCCGGCGCCGCGCCAACGCAGTCGCCTTTTGATCTGAACGATCCGCGCAACGCCGACCACGTGAAGGCGGGCATCTACCACTGGACGCCCAGCATCAGCGACTTCCAGGACGCGACGCAGGAGAAGAACTATCAACTCTCCGACCTCGACGACCTGAACACCGAGAACCCTGCGGTGCGCGACGCGCTGCGCAAGAGTTACGCGTACTGGATCAAGGAGGTGGGTGTCGACGGATTCCGCATCGACACTGCGTTCTACGTACCCCCCGACACCTTCAAGGACTTCCTGTACTCGACCGACACGACCAACCCCGGCATCGTCGCTGCCGCCAAGGCAACGGGCCGCGAGAACTTCCTCTCCTTCGGCGAGGGGTTCGCATCCGATCGTGCCTATGAAGACACGAAGGCGAAGAAGATCGACAGCTACATGACCGATCCGGCCACCGGCGAGACGATCCTGCCGGGCATGATCAACTTCCCGCTCTACACGTCGGCAGGCGATGTGTTTGCGCGTGGTCGCCCGACTGCGGAACTCGGCTACCGCATACGCGACGTGATGACCACGCACAAGCGGCCCCACCTGATGCCGAGCTTCCTCGACAACCATGATGTGGATCGATTCCTCGCAGGGGGTTCAGAGGCCGGGCTCAAGCAGAACCTGTTGATGATGATGACGCTGCCTGGCATCCCGGTGATTTACTACGGCACCGAGCAAGCCTTCAAGGAACAGCGCGCCGCGATGTTCAAGGCGGGCTACAAGTCGGGTGGGAAGGACAACTTCGACACTACCGCCCCGCTGTACCAGTACATCGCGCAAGTCAGTGCGCTGCGCAAGGCGAACAAGGTGTTTTCGCGCGGTACGCCGACGGTGCTGAAGGAGAACGGCGCTGCCGCTGGCGTGTTCGCCTACAAGATGAGCTGGAACGGCACGACCGCCTTTGTGGTGTTCAACACCGCCGACGGCGAAACCTTGCTCGACAACCTTGAAACCGGGCTTGCGGCTCACGCCGTGCTGAAGCCGCTGTTTGCAGCAAGTGGCACCGCAACGCAGGCCGTCGCGGACAAGAACGGTCGCCTCTCGATGAAGCTGCCCGCCCGCAGTGCCTACGTCTGGCTTGCGACGGCGGACACAGCGAGTGTGGTGGACCCGACCGCCACGATCAGCATGACGGCTCTGAATGACGTGAAAGAGGCGGGTGATTTCATCGTCAGCGGTGTCTCAACCGAACTCACGAACTTCAAGCTGGTGATCGACGGCGATGTGGCGCACGCTCAGACCGTTACCCCGGCGGGCGACGGCAGCTGGTCGGCAACGGTGGACACCGCAACGATGATCGACCCGACGATCCGCCACAGCATCGTCGCCTGGAGCGAAACCTCCGCCGTGCTCTCTAACAGCGGTAGCTTCTTCGTCGATCGTCCGTTCGTGAAGCTTGCCGAGGTGGTGGACCCGGCCGGTGATGATGTTGGGCCGACGGGCGTCTACAAATACCCAACCAATGATTCCTGGGGCAGCAACCGCCAGCTCGACTTGCGCAAAGTCACGGTATCCGGCGCTGGTGGGGCGATGCGCATCGACGTGCAGACGAACAAGGTCACAACCGTCTGGAATCCGGCGAACGGCTTTGATCACGTGGCCTTTACGATCTTCATCGAAGTGCCCGGAAAGGCGGGCGGTGTGACAGCGATGCCTTTGCAGAACGCTGTGTTGCCAGGCGGGATGAAGTGGCATTACCGCCTTCGTGCGCACGGGTGGTCGAACGCCATCTTCACTTCAGCGGGCGCAAGTGCCAGTAACGAGGGGACGAACGCCTCGCCCGC encodes:
- a CDS encoding alpha-amylase family glycosyl hydrolase gives rise to the protein MKRFHPWPTVAMTAVAAALLASCGDNSDLPCCDPPPPAQLLHVASPEWQDQIVYFVMTDRFNDGDPSNNDQGAGEFDPADGAKYSGGDLRGVEAKIDYIKGLGATAVWVTPPVANQWWDPLNNYGGYHGYWASNFMEVDKHMGTLADYKSLSSSLHKSGMYLIQDVVLNHTGNFFSYRGGYDAADPTKFLVMNTASKPGAAPTQSPFDLNDPRNADHVKAGIYHWTPSISDFQDATQEKNYQLSDLDDLNTENPAVRDALRKSYAYWIKEVGVDGFRIDTAFYVPPDTFKDFLYSTDTTNPGIVAAAKATGRENFLSFGEGFASDRAYEDTKAKKIDSYMTDPATGETILPGMINFPLYTSAGDVFARGRPTAELGYRIRDVMTTHKRPHLMPSFLDNHDVDRFLAGGSEAGLKQNLLMMMTLPGIPVIYYGTEQAFKEQRAAMFKAGYKSGGKDNFDTTAPLYQYIAQVSALRKANKVFSRGTPTVLKENGAAAGVFAYKMSWNGTTAFVVFNTADGETLLDNLETGLAAHAVLKPLFAASGTATQAVADKNGRLSMKLPARSAYVWLATADTASVVDPTATISMTALNDVKEAGDFIVSGVSTELTNFKLVIDGDVAHAQTVTPAGDGSWSATVDTATMIDPTIRHSIVAWSETSAVLSNSGSFFVDRPFVKLAEVVDPAGDDVGPTGVYKYPTNDSWGSNRQLDLRKVTVSGAGGAMRIDVQTNKVTTVWNPANGFDHVAFTIFIEVPGKAGGVTAMPLQNAVLPGGMKWHYRLRAHGWSNAIFTSAGASASNEGTNASPAAGLKVDTATNTVSFILPDASLGKLSSLSGVKVYVTTWDYDGGYRGLSPTTQEWAFWGGNGATDPLVMDDTTVISLP